AAAAAGCAGATAATAATGATTATTCTATTCATGATTTAGCTTGTACTCTTTTAGTTTTTGCAGCGACTTCTGAATGGGTTGCAGCTATGCAAATTGGGGATGGATTTATGGTGGTGCGTTTCCAAGATGCAGAATATCAATTGTTGTTTGAACCAGATAAGGGGGAATTTTTCAACGAAACAACTTTTGTGACTTCAGTTAATGCGCTGGAGGAAATGCAGGTAAAGGTGATTTTAGGAAAGCAAGAGTTTATTTGTGCTTCTACTGATGGATTAGAAAAAGTGGCGATTCGCTTGAGTGACTGGAAACCTCATGCGCCATTCTTTAAGCCTTTTGAGGAATATTTGCGAGAACCTGCTAAACCAGAAGATGATGAAAAATATGTAATTGATTTTCTCAATTCTGAAAGGTTAAATTCTCGCACTGATGATGATAAAACTTTGCTTTTGTGTCTTTTTGAAGAAGATATTTAGTAGATAAGAACCTCTCCCTAACCCTCTCCTAAGAGGAGAGGGGACATGAAAAGATAAGTTGTGAAAGGGGGCATTTTAAAGCCTCTCCCCTTGCAGGGGTATTTTATAAGAACCTCTCCCTAGCCTTCTCCTAAGAGGAGAGGGGACATGAAAAAATGAGTTTTCATACAGGGAGTTTTAAAGCCTCTCCCCTTGCAGGGGAGAGGTTTGGAGAGGGGTCTAAAATTGATTTTGCAACTTTTCAAATACCATTTGATATTT
The window above is part of the Dolichospermum sp. DET69 genome. Proteins encoded here:
- a CDS encoding protein phosphatase 2C domain-containing protein, with translation MGWKAIARSAVGTSHQEQKIPCQDCGNYRIFNDVIVGAVADGAGSAKYSHFGSELAVETVIKCFADINELPDKQGFSQPLSEIEAKEVFTKFVKDVITALNKKADNNDYSIHDLACTLLVFAATSEWVAAMQIGDGFMVVRFQDAEYQLLFEPDKGEFFNETTFVTSVNALEEMQVKVILGKQEFICASTDGLEKVAIRLSDWKPHAPFFKPFEEYLREPAKPEDDEKYVIDFLNSERLNSRTDDDKTLLLCLFEEDI